A single Candidatus Thalassolituus haligoni DNA region contains:
- the dmpE gene encoding 2-oxopent-4-enoate hydratase, with protein MNEADIKQAGDELYNALVTRTTLRPLTERYPDITIKDAYHISLRMNERRIEAGERIIGKKIGVTSKAVQNMLNVHQPDFGYLTDKMAYSQGQEMPISELMIQPKAEGEIAFVLKKDLLGPGITNADVLAATDFVIPCFEIVDSRIENWQIKIQDTVADNASCGLFVLGDTAVSPLDVDLTTCGMVVEKNGSIISTGAGAAALGSPVNCVTWLANTLGEFGIPLKAGEVILSGSLVPLEPVKAGDFMSVTIGGIGSASVRFV; from the coding sequence ATGAATGAAGCTGATATCAAGCAAGCGGGAGACGAGCTGTATAACGCGCTGGTTACCCGTACCACGCTGCGCCCGCTGACGGAGCGCTATCCCGACATCACCATCAAGGATGCTTATCATATTTCACTGCGCATGAACGAGCGCCGTATCGAGGCCGGTGAACGCATCATTGGCAAAAAGATCGGTGTGACCTCTAAAGCGGTGCAGAACATGCTCAACGTACATCAGCCGGATTTTGGCTACCTGACCGACAAGATGGCATACAGCCAGGGCCAAGAAATGCCCATCAGTGAGCTGATGATTCAGCCCAAAGCCGAAGGTGAAATCGCCTTCGTGCTGAAAAAAGACCTGCTTGGCCCCGGCATCACCAATGCCGACGTGCTGGCGGCGACCGACTTTGTGATTCCGTGTTTCGAAATCGTCGATTCACGCATTGAAAACTGGCAAATCAAGATTCAGGACACCGTCGCCGACAATGCCTCGTGCGGCCTGTTTGTGCTCGGCGATACCGCTGTCAGCCCATTGGATGTCGATCTGACCACCTGCGGCATGGTGGTAGAAAAGAACGGCTCCATCATCAGTACTGGTGCGGGTGCTGCGGCGCTGGGTTCTCCGGTGAACTGTGTTACCTGGCTGGCCAACACCCTGGGTGAATTCGGTATTCCGCTGAAGGCCGGTGAGGTCATTCTGTCTGGTTCGCTGGTGCCGCTGGAACCGGTTAAAGCCGGTGACTTTATGTCGGTAACCATTGGTGGCATCGGTTCTGCCTCTGTTCGTTTCGTATAA
- a CDS encoding transporter, translating to MMINTRLILCTLAAALAANSAMATEGGGSSYPVGAENYTCCAVPPPGMYGIVWAQHYSADKAVDNNGDTVTPDDFKVTANAIVPRFIYVTDKQWQGASVALHGILPLVDLDVHVTDGVEQSKSGLGDATVGLAFGWHHSQALHSLFAIDVIVPTGSYKKGDIANPGRNHWAIQPVLGVSNMNPHGFNYDLKAMWTYNLENSATSYQDGQELIFDYALGWGLGDRWVAGIGGYIYQQVTDDTQDGDTVADNRGKALAVGPSVRYDSGTGWFATFKYQQETQVKNRAEGSTLWIKTVFPF from the coding sequence ATGATGATCAATACCCGGTTGATTCTATGCACTCTGGCTGCAGCACTGGCTGCGAATTCTGCCATGGCGACGGAAGGCGGCGGTTCCAGTTATCCAGTGGGCGCGGAGAACTATACCTGTTGTGCCGTGCCACCTCCTGGCATGTACGGCATTGTGTGGGCACAGCATTACAGTGCTGACAAGGCGGTCGACAATAACGGCGATACAGTCACACCGGATGATTTCAAGGTGACTGCCAATGCCATTGTGCCGCGTTTTATCTATGTGACAGACAAACAGTGGCAAGGCGCATCGGTTGCCTTGCACGGGATTTTACCACTGGTGGATCTGGATGTTCATGTCACTGACGGTGTGGAGCAGAGCAAATCCGGGCTGGGAGATGCGACGGTCGGTCTGGCCTTTGGCTGGCACCACAGTCAGGCATTACATTCGCTGTTCGCCATTGATGTGATTGTGCCAACCGGTAGTTACAAAAAGGGCGATATTGCGAATCCTGGTCGTAACCATTGGGCCATCCAGCCGGTATTGGGGGTGAGTAATATGAACCCTCATGGTTTCAACTATGACCTCAAGGCGATGTGGACCTATAACCTGGAAAACAGCGCCACATCCTACCAGGACGGTCAAGAACTGATCTTCGACTATGCCCTTGGTTGGGGTCTTGGCGATCGCTGGGTCGCCGGTATTGGTGGTTATATTTACCAGCAAGTCACCGACGACACTCAGGATGGCGATACCGTGGCAGACAACCGTGGCAAGGCACTCGCGGTTGGCCCATCCGTGCGTTATGACTCGGGAACTGGCTGGTTCGCAACCTTCAAATACCAGCAAGAAACCCAGGTGAAAAACCGCGCCGAGGGCAGCACCCTCTGGATCAAAACGGTCTTCCCGTTCTAA
- a CDS encoding ABC transporter substrate-binding protein, translated as MVDKNRRSFIKTSLLASSAVLATGGVPLVQAGRNNTFKIGYVSPQTGPLAAFAEPDMFVLQQLRELTKNGIMSGGKKYSVEIIYKDSQSSANQAGNVTSELILRDRVDLVVASSTPATTNPVADQCEVNGVPCITNDAPWQPYFFGRKGNPAVGFDWTYHFFWGLEDVIGSYSNLWEQIPTSKTIGALWPNDEDGNAWGDDQRGFPPVLKQKGFQVVDRGRFQSPINDFSSFISEFRKRDVQIVTGVVPPPDFANFWNQAGQQGFQPKIVTVAKATEFPQAIRAFGDRAEGLTVELMWSPAYPFQSTLTGQSAAELVASYTAATGVPWTMPLGLKHSLFEVAIDVLKRAGGKDPEAIRDAIKSTDLDTIVGNINFRKGPVPNISKTPLVSGQWQKRANKLELVVVENSQAPMIPLQAELLPIKYS; from the coding sequence ATGGTCGACAAGAATCGCCGCTCGTTTATCAAAACATCATTGCTGGCTTCGTCGGCGGTATTGGCTACCGGTGGCGTCCCCCTGGTTCAGGCCGGGCGAAACAATACTTTTAAAATTGGTTATGTCAGTCCACAGACCGGGCCGTTGGCGGCCTTTGCCGAGCCGGATATGTTTGTGCTGCAACAACTTCGTGAGCTGACCAAAAACGGCATTATGTCGGGCGGTAAAAAATACAGCGTCGAGATTATTTATAAGGACAGCCAGTCCAGTGCCAACCAGGCCGGTAATGTCACATCGGAGCTGATTCTGCGTGACCGGGTTGATTTGGTGGTGGCTTCCTCGACTCCGGCGACGACCAACCCAGTGGCGGATCAATGTGAGGTCAACGGTGTTCCCTGTATCACTAATGATGCTCCGTGGCAGCCTTATTTCTTTGGTCGCAAGGGTAATCCGGCGGTCGGTTTTGACTGGACCTATCACTTTTTCTGGGGCCTGGAAGACGTTATCGGCTCCTATTCCAATTTATGGGAGCAGATTCCTACCAGTAAAACCATTGGTGCGCTGTGGCCCAACGATGAGGATGGCAACGCCTGGGGCGATGATCAGCGGGGCTTTCCTCCGGTGCTGAAGCAGAAGGGTTTCCAGGTGGTGGATCGTGGCCGTTTCCAGTCGCCGATCAATGATTTTTCTTCGTTTATTTCTGAATTCCGCAAGCGCGATGTGCAGATTGTAACTGGCGTGGTGCCACCACCAGATTTTGCCAACTTCTGGAATCAGGCCGGTCAACAGGGCTTCCAGCCAAAGATTGTTACGGTGGCCAAGGCGACGGAGTTTCCGCAAGCCATTCGTGCCTTTGGTGATCGGGCCGAAGGGTTGACGGTGGAGCTGATGTGGAGTCCGGCTTATCCGTTCCAGTCGACCCTGACCGGTCAGTCTGCCGCTGAGCTGGTGGCCAGCTATACCGCCGCAACCGGCGTCCCCTGGACGATGCCTCTGGGTCTGAAACATTCGTTGTTTGAAGTCGCGATTGATGTGTTGAAGCGGGCGGGTGGCAAGGATCCGGAAGCTATCCGCGACGCCATCAAGAGTACGGATCTGGACACCATCGTCGGCAATATTAATTTCCGCAAGGGGCCGGTGCCCAATATCAGCAAAACACCGCTGGTCAGCGGCCAATGGCAAAAACGTGCGAACAAGCTGGAACTGGTGGTGGTTGAGAACAGCCAGGCACCGATGATTCCGCTGCAAGCCGAATTACTGCCGATCAAGTATTCGTGA
- a CDS encoding branched-chain amino acid ABC transporter permease, which translates to MNKNILLAAVLVAVAVIGGTMPLWGDSYWMYEFVNVACLFIFAMMWNLMAGYGGMVSVGQQAFFGLGGYFMLALANQGGINPFVAIVLAALATALVALPVSKIAFRLHGGYFAIGTWVISEVIRLTVANIDAVGGGSGTSLTAFRGVSRAFRESVTYWVALAAVLVTIVGIYLFLRSKQGLALQAIRDSEVAAESQGINVARMKLAVYIIAALGCGLAGGLYFVSNLRISPEAAFSVNWTAFGIFIVMIGGIGRIEGPLIGTLVYWLIDHYFSDYGTWYLMGLGALAILMTLYVPGGITGLAHRLTGLDVLSTRRVLKSVG; encoded by the coding sequence ATGAACAAGAATATTTTGCTTGCGGCGGTGCTGGTTGCTGTTGCCGTCATTGGTGGCACCATGCCCCTATGGGGTGATTCGTACTGGATGTACGAGTTTGTGAACGTCGCTTGTCTGTTTATTTTCGCGATGATGTGGAACCTGATGGCCGGTTACGGCGGCATGGTGTCGGTCGGCCAGCAGGCTTTTTTTGGACTGGGTGGCTACTTTATGCTGGCACTGGCTAATCAGGGCGGTATCAATCCGTTTGTGGCCATTGTGCTGGCTGCACTGGCGACGGCGCTGGTGGCATTACCAGTGTCGAAAATCGCTTTCCGGCTGCACGGTGGCTATTTTGCCATTGGCACCTGGGTGATCTCTGAAGTTATCCGTCTTACCGTCGCCAATATTGATGCCGTGGGCGGTGGTTCAGGCACCAGCCTGACAGCCTTTCGCGGCGTCAGCCGGGCCTTCCGGGAAAGTGTTACCTACTGGGTTGCATTGGCGGCAGTACTGGTCACCATTGTCGGTATCTACCTGTTTTTGCGCAGTAAGCAGGGACTGGCGCTGCAAGCTATTCGTGATAGTGAGGTTGCGGCCGAAAGCCAAGGTATCAATGTTGCCCGGATGAAATTGGCGGTTTATATCATCGCCGCGCTGGGCTGTGGCCTTGCTGGTGGTCTCTACTTTGTCAGTAATCTGCGTATCAGCCCGGAAGCAGCGTTCAGTGTCAACTGGACGGCGTTCGGTATCTTCATCGTGATGATTGGCGGTATTGGCCGCATCGAAGGCCCGTTGATTGGCACGCTGGTGTATTGGCTAATTGATCATTACTTCAGCGACTACGGCACTTGGTATCTGATGGGGTTGGGGGCGCTGGCGATTCTGATGACTCTGTATGTGCCGGGCGGCATCACTGGTCTGGCACACCGGTTGACGGGGTTGGACGTGTTATCGACCCGTCGTGTACTGAAAAGCGTCGGGTAG
- a CDS encoding LysR family transcriptional regulator, whose protein sequence is MSKQLENGPIALATPVNWSAERDFGSAGMVNYQDLYYFVVVVEKGSLIAAARFLNVPLSTLSRRIQGFEKSLGYKLIHRTAKHFGLTESGVRLYDSVHTVIHDLEMRVDGVNSELSSLSGEIKITAPIAVGHHYIKPLVLGFMQQNPRVSVELLLSNDHSDLVKNSIDIAFRLGPITLNDWISRPLMKAPVMLCAAADFDFGARYPEHPSQLALLPLIATRGLPVWRFNQGEESVSFVPKAYFRTDEARLALDMVLEKVGLACLPEYLVAEALASGRLRQLLPDWGAGYKQVNMIYPHRSNLPTKTRAFIDYVIARYEPLKDMALVS, encoded by the coding sequence ATGTCAAAGCAGCTCGAGAACGGCCCAATAGCGCTGGCGACACCGGTTAACTGGTCTGCGGAGAGGGACTTCGGCAGTGCCGGGATGGTGAATTATCAAGACCTCTACTATTTTGTCGTGGTGGTCGAGAAGGGCAGCCTTATCGCTGCTGCCCGCTTTCTGAATGTACCGTTATCGACCTTGAGCCGGAGAATCCAGGGCTTTGAAAAAAGCCTTGGTTATAAGCTGATCCATCGTACCGCCAAACATTTTGGCCTGACCGAGTCTGGCGTGCGTTTGTATGACAGTGTGCATACAGTCATACATGATCTGGAAATGCGGGTTGATGGCGTTAACAGTGAACTGTCGTCACTGTCTGGCGAAATCAAGATTACCGCGCCGATTGCCGTTGGCCATCATTATATCAAGCCGCTGGTCTTGGGGTTTATGCAGCAAAACCCCCGCGTATCGGTGGAATTGTTGTTATCCAATGACCATTCTGACCTGGTAAAAAACAGCATTGATATCGCCTTCCGGCTCGGCCCGATTACCCTGAACGACTGGATTTCGCGGCCGCTGATGAAAGCGCCGGTCATGCTGTGTGCGGCGGCGGATTTCGATTTTGGTGCCCGTTATCCTGAACATCCCTCTCAACTTGCCTTGCTGCCACTGATTGCCACCCGTGGTTTGCCTGTCTGGCGTTTTAACCAGGGCGAGGAGTCAGTCTCTTTTGTCCCCAAAGCCTATTTCAGAACCGATGAAGCGCGATTGGCGCTGGATATGGTACTGGAAAAGGTCGGCCTGGCCTGCTTGCCGGAATACCTGGTTGCGGAGGCGCTGGCCAGTGGCCGTTTGCGGCAACTGTTGCCTGACTGGGGTGCTGGATACAAACAGGTCAATATGATTTATCCACATCGCAGTAATTTACCGACAAAAACCCGAGCCTTTATTGATTATGTGATTGCGAGATATGAACCGCTGAAGGATATGGCATTGGTCTCATAG
- the dmpG gene encoding 4-hydroxy-2-oxovalerate aldolase produces the protein MNLQGKSVKLHDMSLRDGMHAKRHQISVDDMVAIACAMDAAGMPLIEVTHGDGLGGASVNYGFPAHSDEEYLGAVIPKMKQAKISALLLPGIGTVDHLKMARELGVSTIRVATHCTEADVSQQHITIAREMDMDTVGFLMMAHMVPAEKILEQARLMVSYGANCIYCTDSAGYMLPDEVSQKIGLLRQELDSRIEIGFHGHHNMAMGVANSLAAIDAGAARIDGSVAGLGAGAGNTPLEVLCAVLDRMGCQTGIDLYQIMDVAEDLITPLMDQIIRIDRDALTLGYAGVYSSFLLFAQRAEKKYGVSARDILVELGKRGTVGGQEDMIEDLALTMAKAKAKG, from the coding sequence ATGAACTTGCAAGGTAAAAGCGTCAAACTCCACGACATGTCCCTGCGCGACGGCATGCACGCCAAACGTCACCAGATCAGCGTTGACGACATGGTCGCCATCGCCTGCGCCATGGACGCCGCCGGCATGCCACTGATCGAAGTCACCCACGGCGACGGCCTCGGCGGTGCCTCGGTGAACTACGGCTTCCCGGCCCACAGCGACGAAGAATACCTCGGTGCCGTGATCCCGAAAATGAAACAGGCGAAAATCTCCGCCCTGCTGCTGCCCGGCATCGGCACCGTTGACCACCTCAAAATGGCCCGAGAACTGGGCGTCTCCACCATTCGCGTGGCGACCCACTGCACCGAAGCCGACGTCTCCCAGCAACACATCACCATCGCCCGTGAAATGGACATGGACACCGTCGGCTTCCTGATGATGGCGCACATGGTACCGGCCGAAAAAATCCTCGAACAAGCCCGACTGATGGTCAGTTACGGAGCCAACTGCATCTACTGCACCGACTCTGCGGGTTACATGCTGCCGGACGAAGTCAGCCAGAAAATCGGCCTGCTGCGGCAAGAACTCGACAGCCGCATCGAAATCGGCTTCCACGGCCACCACAACATGGCCATGGGCGTAGCCAACTCCCTCGCCGCCATCGACGCCGGGGCTGCCCGTATCGACGGCTCAGTCGCTGGTCTGGGTGCCGGAGCGGGTAACACGCCGCTGGAAGTGCTGTGCGCGGTACTCGACCGCATGGGCTGTCAGACCGGCATCGACCTGTACCAAATCATGGACGTTGCCGAAGACCTGATCACGCCATTAATGGATCAGATCATCCGCATCGACCGTGATGCCCTGACCCTGGGTTATGCCGGTGTGTACAGCTCCTTCTTGCTGTTCGCCCAGCGTGCCGAAAAGAAATACGGCGTCAGCGCCCGCGACATCCTGGTGGAACTGGGCAAGCGCGGCACCGTGGGTGGTCAGGAAGACATGATTGAAGATCTGGCGTTAACCATGGCCAAAGCGAAAGCGAAAGGCTAA
- the dmpH gene encoding 2-oxo-3-hexenedioate decarboxylase, whose product MSNNLNAEQIAAAAAHLEKAELERYEVTKLTDDYPEMTYKDAFDIQWELRRRKEEKGHKIVGLKMGLTSWAKMAQMGVEHPCYGFLCDYFTVPDGGEIKTDELIHPKIEAEIAFVTKKTLKGPGITIADVLAATDFVLPAVEIIDSRYKDFKFDLKSVIADNSSSTRFITGGQMQRVENVDLKNFGVVMEINGEVIATGAGAAVLGHPAASVAMLANMFGERGEEIPAGTFIMTGGITAAIQCKKGDNFSVRYQGMGTITGRFG is encoded by the coding sequence ATGAGCAACAACTTGAATGCAGAACAGATCGCCGCTGCGGCTGCGCATCTGGAAAAAGCAGAACTTGAGCGTTATGAAGTCACCAAGTTGACGGATGACTACCCGGAAATGACCTACAAGGATGCCTTTGATATCCAGTGGGAACTGCGTCGTCGCAAGGAAGAAAAAGGCCACAAGATCGTCGGCCTGAAAATGGGCCTGACCAGCTGGGCCAAAATGGCGCAGATGGGCGTTGAACACCCATGTTACGGTTTCCTGTGTGATTATTTCACCGTGCCAGACGGCGGTGAAATCAAGACCGATGAATTGATTCACCCGAAAATCGAAGCTGAAATTGCCTTCGTCACCAAAAAAACACTGAAAGGCCCGGGTATCACCATTGCCGACGTACTGGCGGCAACGGATTTTGTCTTGCCTGCGGTTGAGATCATTGATTCCCGTTACAAGGATTTCAAATTTGATCTGAAGAGTGTGATTGCGGATAACTCATCGTCTACCCGGTTTATTACCGGTGGCCAGATGCAGCGTGTAGAAAACGTCGATCTGAAAAACTTTGGTGTGGTGATGGAAATCAATGGCGAAGTCATCGCCACCGGTGCCGGTGCTGCGGTACTGGGCCACCCGGCGGCGTCGGTTGCCATGCTGGCGAATATGTTTGGTGAACGCGGTGAAGAAATTCCGGCAGGCACCTTCATTATGACCGGTGGTATTACCGCTGCGATCCAGTGCAAGAAGGGGGATAATTTCAGTGTCCGTTATCAGGGCATGGGCACGATTACAGGTCGTTTTGGCTGA
- a CDS encoding ABC transporter ATP-binding protein, which yields MLLKVEQACKSYGALQVTRNVSFDVAEGETLGILGPNGAGKTTLFNLISGDAALDQGAVYFNGTDITRLKPHQRCRTGIGRSYQVPHPFGNMSVFENLVTAACFGAQVTEKEAWLIAEEVLESTDLRAYANQPAGSLTLLNRKRLELARALSTRPRLLLLDEIAGGLTEHEARELVDELKRIKAQGTTMIWIEHVVHALLSIADRLLVIDFGKKLAEGKPQEVMNDPEVRRVYMGIDA from the coding sequence ATGTTGTTGAAAGTTGAGCAAGCCTGCAAGAGCTACGGTGCTTTGCAGGTCACGCGGAACGTATCGTTTGATGTCGCAGAGGGCGAAACGCTGGGGATTCTCGGGCCAAACGGCGCGGGCAAAACCACCTTGTTTAATCTGATCTCCGGGGATGCTGCGCTGGATCAGGGAGCCGTGTATTTCAACGGTACTGATATCACCAGGCTGAAACCTCATCAGCGTTGCCGTACGGGTATCGGACGCAGTTATCAGGTGCCTCATCCTTTCGGCAATATGTCGGTGTTTGAGAACCTGGTCACCGCCGCCTGTTTTGGTGCCCAGGTGACGGAAAAGGAAGCCTGGCTGATTGCCGAAGAGGTGCTGGAATCGACGGATTTGCGTGCCTACGCCAATCAGCCTGCGGGCAGCCTGACCTTGCTTAATCGCAAGCGGTTGGAGCTGGCGCGGGCGTTATCCACCCGGCCGCGCTTGCTACTGCTGGACGAGATTGCCGGAGGGCTGACCGAACACGAAGCCCGAGAGTTGGTGGACGAACTGAAACGCATCAAGGCGCAGGGCACCACCATGATCTGGATTGAACACGTGGTGCATGCACTGCTGTCGATTGCGGATCGTTTGCTGGTGATCGATTTCGGTAAAAAACTGGCCGAAGGCAAGCCGCAAGAGGTAATGAACGACCCTGAAGTCCGACGGGTTTATATGGGGATCGACGCATGA
- a CDS encoding branched-chain amino acid ABC transporter permease, translating into MLEVIIHGVLLGGLYSLFALGLSLMFGVMRLTNIAHGDQIVISGFIGIAIASVVDINPFLLILFLVPCALVSGYAFQYFVLNKTISKDPLPSLVITFGLSIIAQNLLQEIFSANPQSLDSGGLNTLGISLGNDTVVGVLPLIILGCAIGCTFGLQWLFAHTAIGRAFRAVSDDRDIAELMGLSSAKVYSMATAIAFSLVALAGLFQSMRTTVAPTDGPSLLLFAFESVIIGGMGSFWGTFLGAMTLGLAQQIGFYFDPGWGIWFGHLVFILILAFKPSGLFPKTKG; encoded by the coding sequence ATGTTAGAAGTCATCATTCACGGCGTACTACTGGGCGGTTTGTACAGCCTGTTTGCACTCGGGTTGTCACTGATGTTCGGTGTCATGCGTCTTACCAATATTGCCCACGGTGATCAGATTGTGATCTCCGGTTTTATCGGCATTGCCATTGCGTCGGTAGTGGATATCAATCCGTTTTTACTGATTCTGTTTCTGGTGCCTTGCGCGCTAGTGAGCGGTTATGCCTTTCAGTATTTCGTACTCAATAAAACCATCAGCAAGGATCCCTTGCCGTCGCTGGTGATCACCTTTGGGTTGTCGATCATTGCCCAGAATCTGCTGCAGGAAATCTTTTCCGCCAACCCGCAATCACTCGACAGTGGTGGCCTGAATACGCTGGGTATCAGCCTTGGCAACGATACCGTGGTGGGTGTGTTGCCATTGATTATTTTGGGTTGCGCCATCGGCTGTACCTTTGGTTTGCAGTGGTTGTTTGCCCACACCGCGATTGGCCGGGCCTTCCGGGCGGTATCGGACGACCGTGACATTGCCGAGCTGATGGGGCTTAGCAGTGCCAAGGTGTATTCGATGGCGACAGCGATTGCGTTTTCGCTAGTGGCGCTGGCTGGTCTGTTCCAGAGCATGCGTACCACGGTGGCACCCACTGATGGCCCGTCGCTGCTGTTGTTTGCCTTTGAGTCGGTGATTATCGGCGGCATGGGCTCGTTCTGGGGCACGTTTCTCGGTGCCATGACGCTCGGTCTGGCCCAGCAAATCGGCTTTTATTTTGATCCCGGCTGGGGCATCTGGTTTGGCCATCTGGTGTTTATCCTGATCCTGGCATTCAAGCCCAGTGGTCTGTTCCCCAAAACCAAGGGCTGA
- a CDS encoding ABC transporter ATP-binding protein, with translation MTKAVTNSVINVTGLNAFYGDAQVLFDVNFSLSEGEVVGILGANGAGKSTFMKSLTGLVKVAPESVSLRGNAIGGIAPGDIVKQGIAMVPEGRRLFASMTVEENLLMGAFAKRKGKWSLAEIYRLFPILQEKRNNPSTSLSGGQQQQVAIGRALMSNPDILLCDEISLGLAPIVIREIYDALPSIIADGMTVVVVEQDVMLARECAQRLYCFQEGRVALEGRSDTLTRDQITEAYFGI, from the coding sequence ATGACCAAGGCGGTAACGAATAGCGTGATCAATGTCACCGGGCTGAACGCTTTTTATGGTGATGCGCAGGTATTGTTTGATGTCAATTTCTCGCTGTCTGAAGGCGAGGTGGTCGGCATTCTGGGTGCCAACGGTGCGGGTAAAAGTACTTTTATGAAGTCCCTCACCGGGCTGGTAAAGGTGGCACCGGAGTCGGTGTCTTTACGTGGCAACGCCATTGGCGGGATTGCACCGGGTGACATCGTGAAACAGGGCATTGCCATGGTGCCGGAAGGTCGGCGCTTGTTTGCCAGTATGACGGTGGAAGAAAACCTGTTAATGGGTGCCTTTGCCAAGCGTAAGGGTAAGTGGAGCCTGGCTGAAATTTACCGGCTGTTTCCGATTCTGCAAGAGAAGCGGAATAACCCGTCGACCTCTTTATCGGGCGGCCAGCAGCAACAGGTCGCGATTGGCCGCGCACTGATGAGCAACCCCGACATCTTGCTGTGTGACGAAATCTCGCTGGGTCTGGCACCCATTGTGATTCGTGAAATTTACGACGCCCTGCCATCGATTATCGCCGATGGCATGACCGTGGTGGTGGTGGAACAGGATGTGATGCTGGCGCGGGAATGCGCGCAGCGGCTGTACTGTTTTCAGGAAGGGCGGGTGGCACTGGAAGGTCGCAGCGACACCTTGACCCGCGACCAAATCACTGAGGCCTATTTCGGTATCTGA
- a CDS encoding acetaldehyde dehydrogenase (acetylating), producing MSKKLKAVIIGPGNIGTDLLMKMQRSEWIEPVWMVGIDPESEGLKRAATMGIKTCATGVDGILEQVIADDIRVAFDATSAYVHAENSRKLNALGVIMIDLTPAAIGPFCVPPVNLAAHAKNLEMNVNMVTCGGQATIPMVAAVSRVQAVDYGEIIATVSSKSVGPGTRQNIDEFTRTTAGAVSKVGGAKQGKAIIIINPAEPPLMMRDTVHCLTESEPDRDAITASVHAMVADVQKYVPGYRLVNGPVFDGNRVSMFMEVEGLGDFLPKYAGNLDIMTAAGLRTAEMFAEEAANGTITLPARGE from the coding sequence ATGTCTAAAAAATTGAAGGCCGTGATCATCGGCCCAGGTAACATCGGCACCGACCTGCTGATGAAAATGCAACGTTCCGAATGGATTGAACCGGTCTGGATGGTGGGCATTGACCCTGAGTCCGAAGGCCTCAAACGCGCCGCCACGATGGGCATCAAAACCTGCGCCACCGGCGTCGATGGCATACTCGAACAGGTAATCGCCGACGACATTCGTGTCGCCTTTGACGCCACCTCCGCCTACGTGCATGCGGAAAACTCGCGCAAGCTCAACGCGCTGGGGGTGATCATGATCGACCTCACCCCAGCGGCCATTGGCCCGTTCTGCGTGCCGCCGGTGAACCTTGCCGCGCACGCCAAAAACCTCGAAATGAACGTCAACATGGTCACTTGTGGCGGCCAGGCCACCATCCCCATGGTGGCGGCAGTGTCCCGCGTACAAGCGGTTGACTACGGCGAAATCATCGCCACCGTGTCGTCCAAATCCGTTGGCCCCGGCACCCGCCAGAACATCGACGAATTCACCCGCACTACCGCCGGTGCAGTGTCCAAAGTCGGCGGTGCCAAACAAGGCAAAGCCATCATCATCATCAACCCGGCTGAACCGCCACTGATGATGCGCGACACCGTCCACTGCCTCACCGAAAGCGAACCGGATCGTGATGCCATCACCGCATCGGTTCACGCCATGGTTGCTGACGTACAAAAATACGTACCCGGTTACCGCCTGGTCAACGGCCCGGTGTTTGACGGCAACCGCGTCTCCATGTTTATGGAAGTGGAAGGCCTGGGCGACTTCCTGCCCAAATACGCCGGTAACCTCGACATCATGACCGCCGCCGGACTGCGTACCGCCGAAATGTTTGCCGAAGAAGCCGCCAACGGCACCATCACACTGCCAGCACGTGGCGAATAA